From one Gemella morbillorum genomic stretch:
- a CDS encoding cell division protein FtsQ/DivIB, whose translation MNEKNKKLLSKINKDKRKSSLEKIKKKKRRELSLIVLLFLTVILGVGFMFSSYVKLKTINVSGENQITKDEILAAGNINSNLKTWTIKNDEVRNNIKNKYSIFKEVTVKSTFPSKIDIKVEEYRFIAKNKKTDGQIEIIMENGRTYSGQVRNNYNLPILENFKEDEEKLKEVYKNLLELKQEILIQISEIISEDDGNLTIYMNDGQKIKVSRANFAQKLNYYDEISKYIDDKKNTTLNLINGAYLETSKSEKQRIQNIKNLLAKNSVDTSNDKEKTTSESQNKEDNSSSDKNTTQNRAINSQNNNQASTQANKRKNT comes from the coding sequence ATGAATGAAAAAAATAAAAAGCTACTTTCGAAGATTAATAAAGATAAGCGAAAAAGTTCACTAGAAAAAATAAAAAAGAAAAAAAGAAGAGAATTATCTTTAATAGTATTGTTATTTTTAACCGTAATTTTGGGCGTGGGATTCATGTTTAGTAGCTATGTGAAACTTAAAACTATTAATGTTTCTGGTGAAAATCAAATAACTAAAGATGAGATTTTAGCTGCTGGGAATATAAATTCTAATTTAAAAACATGGACTATAAAAAATGATGAAGTAAGAAATAATATTAAAAATAAATATAGTATATTTAAAGAGGTCACTGTAAAGAGTACATTCCCGTCAAAAATTGATATAAAAGTAGAAGAATATAGGTTTATTGCTAAAAATAAAAAGACTGATGGGCAAATAGAGATAATTATGGAAAATGGAAGAACGTATAGTGGTCAAGTTCGTAATAATTATAATTTACCTATATTAGAAAACTTCAAAGAAGATGAAGAAAAATTAAAAGAAGTTTATAAAAATCTATTAGAATTAAAACAAGAAATTCTAATTCAAATATCAGAAATAATTAGCGAAGATGATGGAAATTTAACAATATACATGAATGATGGTCAAAAAATAAAAGTTTCAAGAGCAAATTTCGCACAAAAACTTAATTATTATGATGAAATTTCTAAGTATATTGATGACAAAAAAAATACAACATTAAATTTGATTAATGGTGCATATTTAGAAACGTCTAAAAGTGAAAAACAACGTATCCAAAACATTAAGAACTTATTAGCTAAAAATTCAGTAGATACAAGTAATGATAAAGAAAAAACAACTTCTGAATCTCAAAATAAAGAAGATAATTCTTCAAGTGATAAAAACACAACTCAAAACCGTGCGATAAATTCACAAAATAATAATCAAGCGTCGACTCAAGCAAATAAAAGAAAAAATACTTAG
- a CDS encoding penicillin-binding transpeptidase domain-containing protein, giving the protein MKFLEDRKSLEKKDYISRERTKIVFLLIFVFFFVWVVIINIGQMMLIGTVRGQNLSELADKKYKIDTSLQPKRGKIFDRNGNILADNIESYKLVAVVSDKATEDEKNPRHVVDVDKTADELSNFIKLDKSKIKEILLKQGVYQVEFGTAGKDISIENKKKIEALNLPGIQFIATTKRYYPNGSMLGNFLGFAQNSPDSDLITGRLGIEKTFDYYLRGKEGHITYAKDAWGKIVSNIPKVEINPVDGADIYLTIDKNIQGFIDNTLKDIHDKYEPESAFAIAVSAKTGEILGLGQTPAFNPNTQENLEKAWANIFYNSAYEPGSTLKTFSMSLMVENNIYNPNAYYKSGSYRVEDATIYDWNKTGWGTITQRHGFQQSSNTLMLTLLEGLGREKLKTGLESFGFGKSTNSLYGNEATGDLVFNNKVSASTTVFGQGSTVTAMQMVQAETAILNEGQMLLPYFLQRVHDKTLNKDVNIGQRTVVGTPISKTTAEKMKEELYGVVNGEWGTGGKRYSIENYSVSGKTGTAEVVDPKTGTYYKSPYKVLHSFLGYAPSENPEVILYVGMKLPNKKLAESSANGASEIFKPIMQNILNYLNVKKTSSDENLQNYMMDNFQGKNINEVISKLSTQTKNIVVIGSGDEVLGQFPSQGNILKKDDKVFLLSSNENMILPNFLGWSKADVLNYAELAGLNIETEGNGYVKQQSVPARRIVKKGDNIKIKFS; this is encoded by the coding sequence TTGAAGTTTCTGGAAGACAGAAAAAGTTTAGAAAAAAAAGATTATATTTCAAGGGAAAGAACAAAAATAGTATTTCTTCTAATTTTTGTTTTTTTCTTTGTATGGGTAGTTATCATTAATATAGGACAAATGATGCTTATTGGCACTGTTAGAGGTCAAAATCTGTCTGAACTTGCGGATAAGAAATATAAAATAGATACTAGTTTACAACCTAAAAGAGGAAAAATATTTGATAGAAATGGTAATATATTGGCAGACAATATAGAATCATATAAGCTTGTTGCTGTTGTATCTGATAAGGCTACAGAAGATGAAAAAAATCCTCGTCATGTAGTGGATGTAGACAAGACTGCTGACGAGCTATCTAATTTTATTAAATTAGATAAAAGTAAGATAAAAGAGATATTATTAAAACAGGGTGTTTACCAGGTAGAGTTTGGTACAGCTGGAAAAGATATAAGTATAGAAAATAAGAAAAAAATAGAAGCACTAAATTTACCAGGAATACAGTTTATAGCAACAACGAAGAGGTATTATCCAAATGGTAGTATGTTAGGGAACTTTTTAGGCTTTGCTCAAAATTCTCCAGATAGTGATTTAATAACAGGTCGCTTAGGAATAGAAAAAACATTTGATTACTATTTAAGAGGAAAAGAAGGTCATATAACATATGCAAAAGATGCATGGGGGAAAATAGTTTCTAATATTCCAAAAGTTGAAATTAACCCAGTTGATGGTGCAGATATTTACTTAACTATAGATAAAAATATTCAAGGATTTATAGATAATACTTTAAAAGATATCCATGATAAATATGAGCCGGAAAGTGCATTTGCAATAGCTGTAAGTGCTAAAACTGGAGAAATTTTAGGGTTAGGACAAACTCCAGCTTTTAACCCGAATACTCAAGAAAACTTGGAGAAAGCATGGGCGAATATATTCTATAATTCAGCGTATGAGCCTGGATCTACTCTAAAGACGTTCTCAATGTCATTAATGGTAGAAAATAATATTTATAATCCCAATGCATATTACAAATCTGGTTCATATAGAGTAGAAGACGCTACTATTTATGACTGGAATAAAACGGGATGGGGAACTATTACACAACGACACGGTTTCCAACAATCATCAAATACACTTATGCTTACTTTATTGGAAGGGTTAGGTAGAGAAAAATTAAAAACAGGATTAGAGAGTTTTGGATTCGGAAAAAGTACAAATTCTTTATATGGTAATGAGGCTACGGGTGACTTAGTATTTAATAATAAAGTATCAGCCTCAACTACGGTGTTCGGTCAAGGTAGTACGGTTACTGCTATGCAAATGGTTCAGGCAGAAACGGCTATTTTGAATGAAGGCCAAATGCTATTACCGTATTTTTTACAAAGAGTACATGATAAAACATTAAATAAAGATGTTAATATAGGTCAAAGAACTGTTGTTGGAACACCAATTTCAAAAACTACAGCAGAAAAAATGAAAGAAGAACTTTATGGTGTTGTAAATGGGGAATGGGGCACAGGTGGTAAACGTTACTCTATAGAAAATTATAGTGTTTCTGGGAAAACAGGAACAGCCGAAGTCGTTGATCCGAAAACAGGAACATACTACAAGAGCCCATATAAAGTGTTACATTCATTTTTAGGGTATGCACCAAGTGAAAATCCTGAAGTAATTTTATATGTAGGAATGAAACTTCCAAATAAAAAACTTGCTGAAAGTTCTGCTAATGGGGCATCAGAGATATTTAAACCTATAATGCAAAATATATTAAATTACTTGAATGTTAAAAAAACAAGTAGTGATGAAAATCTTCAAAATTATATGATGGATAATTTCCAAGGGAAAAATATTAATGAAGTTATTTCAAAATTATCTACACAAACAAAAAATATAGTAGTTATAGGTTCGGGAGATGAAGTATTGGGACAATTTCCTTCTCAAGGTAATATATTGAAGAAAGATGATAAAGTATTTTTATTGAGTTCAAATGAAAATATGATATTACCTAATTTTTTAGGATGGTCTAAAGCTGATGTTTTAAATTATGCTGAGTTAGCTGGGTTAAATATAGAAACTGAAGGAAATGGTTATGTAAAACAACAATCAGTACCAGCTAGAAGAATTGTGAAAAAAGGGGATAATATAAAAATAAAATTTAGTTAG
- the ftsA gene encoding cell division protein FtsA — protein sequence MFDLSSQLYTSIDLGSSSIKVIIADVVYEKLNILGVGIVKTTSIKRGNIIDVESASRDIQKAIDIAKSEANKDIRSVYVAVPSIHTHIKKSVAEIKFDTKHDIDGRDIEEVIEEAKILPLPREREVVQVIPDYYRLDDIENIRKPKGMTVHNTFEITGNRVLTSKTHLHTIYKCIENLRLDCNETFCTSHALGELLLNEEEKDYGSVVIDIGAGLTTVSYFEDGILQLSQSIELAGEDITRMISDVLNVPMKRAEEIKLTQGHAFYDMASPQVIIELDNLEPNEEPYTQKELADYIEEIVEEIILRSFDVLRKAGINRVKGNVVLTGGTTQMPGVLELAKDMLRKMNVRIGSPKIIGANSPELSVVVGALTSSYKMESLLGYQVTEDVPIIKNTNSTFENISTVEEIAIPTPTAESLITDDKNIEHDEENDYYEEDVNNKEENEKEQNFFSKLSKMYNSFFE from the coding sequence GTGTTTGACTTGAGTTCACAATTATATACTTCAATAGACTTAGGATCATCAAGTATAAAAGTGATTATAGCAGATGTAGTATATGAAAAATTGAATATACTAGGTGTAGGAATTGTGAAAACTACATCGATAAAACGAGGAAATATAATTGATGTGGAATCGGCATCTAGGGATATTCAAAAAGCGATTGATATTGCAAAAAGTGAAGCTAATAAAGATATAAGGTCAGTATATGTAGCAGTTCCAAGTATACACACTCATATTAAGAAAAGTGTAGCGGAAATTAAGTTCGATACAAAACATGATATTGATGGTAGAGATATAGAGGAAGTAATAGAAGAAGCTAAGATTTTACCATTACCAAGGGAAAGAGAAGTAGTACAAGTAATTCCAGACTACTATAGGTTAGATGATATTGAGAATATTAGAAAACCAAAAGGAATGACAGTGCATAATACTTTTGAAATTACTGGGAATAGGGTTCTTACTTCTAAAACGCACTTGCATACAATATATAAGTGTATAGAGAATTTAAGACTTGATTGTAATGAAACATTTTGTACTTCTCATGCGTTAGGAGAATTACTTTTAAACGAAGAAGAGAAAGATTATGGTTCTGTTGTTATTGATATAGGAGCAGGACTTACAACAGTAAGTTATTTTGAAGATGGAATTTTACAATTATCGCAATCTATAGAACTTGCTGGTGAAGATATAACTAGAATGATTTCTGATGTCTTAAATGTTCCTATGAAACGTGCAGAGGAAATAAAGTTAACTCAAGGTCATGCTTTTTATGATATGGCTTCACCACAGGTGATTATTGAATTAGATAACTTAGAGCCTAATGAAGAGCCCTATACGCAAAAAGAGTTAGCAGACTACATTGAAGAAATAGTTGAAGAAATAATTTTACGTTCTTTTGATGTTTTAAGAAAAGCAGGTATTAATAGAGTAAAAGGAAATGTTGTTTTAACGGGTGGAACTACTCAAATGCCAGGTGTTTTGGAATTAGCAAAAGATATGCTAAGAAAAATGAATGTAAGAATTGGTTCCCCTAAAATAATAGGAGCTAATTCTCCAGAATTATCAGTGGTAGTAGGAGCGCTAACAAGCAGTTATAAAATGGAATCGTTACTTGGTTATCAAGTAACAGAAGATGTACCTATCATAAAAAACACGAATTCAACTTTTGAAAACATTTCAACTGTAGAGGAGATAGCTATACCTACTCCAACTGCAGAGAGTCTAATTACAGACGATAAAAATATTGAACATGATGAAGAGAATGATTATTACGAAGAAGACGTAAATAATAAAGAAGAAAATGAAAAAGAACAAAACTTCTTTTCTAAACTTAGTAAGATGTATAATTCATTTTTTGAATAA
- the mraZ gene encoding division/cell wall cluster transcriptional repressor MraZ produces the protein MFIGQYNNKMDAKGRLSIPIKFRDELGEKFIITRGLDSCLFGYSLQEWQKVESKIKSLPITKKNARTFQRFFFSGATEVEIDKQGRINIPNALIEHAFLNKECVVNGLSNRIEIWDKAHWEDLLLESEASVEEIAEELEDFDF, from the coding sequence GTGTTTATAGGTCAATACAATAATAAAATGGATGCTAAAGGAAGGCTTAGTATACCAATAAAATTCAGAGATGAATTAGGTGAAAAATTTATTATAACAAGAGGTCTGGACTCTTGTTTATTTGGCTATTCACTACAAGAGTGGCAAAAAGTGGAAAGTAAAATAAAATCACTACCTATTACTAAGAAAAATGCACGTACTTTCCAACGTTTTTTCTTTTCAGGGGCTACGGAAGTAGAGATAGATAAACAAGGAAGAATAAATATTCCTAATGCTTTAATAGAACATGCATTTTTAAATAAAGAGTGTGTAGTAAATGGTTTATCTAATAGAATAGAAATTTGGGATAAAGCTCACTGGGAAGATCTTCTTCTTGAAAGTGAGGCTAGTGTTGAGGAAATAGCAGAAGAATTAGAAGATTTTGACTTTTAG
- the rsmH gene encoding 16S rRNA (cytosine(1402)-N(4))-methyltransferase RsmH: MFKHYSVLLNEAVAGLNIKENGVYVDCTLGGAGHSLEILKQLTDGKLYAFDQDSVALENAKDKLKDYADKVVFIKSNFKNLREKLLEHGVTEVDGVLYDLGVSSPQLDTPERGFSYNYDTRLDMRMDTDAKISAYEIVNEYDYNELVKIFYRYGEEKFSKQIARNVEKKRLEKPIETTFELVDIIKESIPAAKRRTGGHPAKRVFQAIRIAVNNELSVFEDSLEQAIDIVKKDGRISVITFHSLEDRICKQIFNSYAKRKETPKNLPILPEESLAKLKIITRKPIYPTDKELEENNRSRSAKLRVAEVQMKE; this comes from the coding sequence ATGTTTAAACATTACAGTGTATTATTAAACGAAGCTGTTGCTGGATTAAATATAAAAGAAAATGGTGTATACGTAGATTGCACTTTAGGTGGAGCAGGGCATAGTTTAGAAATTTTAAAACAATTAACTGATGGAAAGCTATATGCTTTTGATCAAGACAGCGTTGCGTTAGAAAATGCAAAAGATAAATTAAAAGATTATGCAGATAAGGTTGTCTTTATAAAATCTAATTTTAAAAACTTGAGAGAAAAGTTACTAGAGCACGGTGTTACAGAAGTAGATGGAGTGCTTTATGACTTGGGAGTATCTTCTCCACAATTAGACACACCAGAAAGAGGTTTTAGTTATAATTATGATACAAGACTAGATATGCGTATGGACACAGATGCAAAAATAAGTGCATACGAAATTGTAAATGAATATGATTATAACGAATTGGTTAAAATATTTTATCGTTATGGTGAAGAAAAATTTTCTAAGCAAATAGCAAGAAATGTAGAAAAGAAACGTTTAGAAAAACCAATAGAAACAACTTTTGAATTAGTGGATATAATAAAAGAATCTATACCAGCAGCTAAAAGAAGAACAGGTGGACATCCTGCGAAAAGAGTTTTTCAAGCGATAAGAATAGCTGTAAATAATGAACTATCAGTTTTTGAAGATTCGTTAGAGCAAGCAATAGACATTGTAAAAAAAGATGGAAGAATATCGGTCATTACTTTTCATTCACTAGAAGATAGAATATGTAAACAAATATTTAATTCATATGCAAAAAGAAAAGAAACTCCTAAAAATCTTCCAATATTACCAGAAGAAAGTTTGGCTAAATTAAAAATTATAACAAGAAAACCAATTTATCCAACGGATAAAGAGTTAGAAGAAAATAATAGATCACGTAGTGCAAAATTACGTGTAGCAGAAGTACAAATGAAAGAGTAG
- the dnaI gene encoding primosomal protein DnaI has product MKKLSSVMSMNTENTYEKFISEKVLKDLEIIKFIQENNFTRKHIEENLEKFYQYYISKDSDLNIEHKPKLIIDGKRVNIVYSETYEYKNKKLSQQLNNRIKTEFIPKKVLTYTFQNLSKSKEKGRLATEIIKTCKNILDGQAKKGVYIYGPTGMGKTYLMGCIYNYLKEQGKEPTILYYPEFIRKIKSKISSNNYDQYIDLVRADEILIIDDIGAENITEFIRDEVLGPIINYREAENLPTFFSSNLSLDDLAELLANSRNSVDQTKSLRIIQRIKSLSTVHFLNGDNEREYNN; this is encoded by the coding sequence ATGAAAAAGTTATCTAGTGTTATGTCTATGAATACAGAGAATACTTATGAAAAATTTATATCTGAAAAAGTATTAAAAGATCTAGAAATTATAAAGTTTATTCAAGAAAATAATTTCACGCGTAAACATATAGAAGAGAATTTGGAAAAATTTTATCAATATTATATTTCAAAAGATTCCGACTTAAATATCGAACATAAACCTAAACTGATAATTGATGGAAAAAGAGTTAATATAGTATATTCGGAAACATATGAATATAAAAATAAAAAGCTAAGTCAGCAACTTAATAATAGAATCAAAACAGAATTTATACCTAAAAAAGTACTTACATATACATTTCAAAACTTATCAAAAAGTAAGGAAAAAGGGCGTCTTGCAACTGAAATAATAAAGACATGTAAAAATATTTTAGATGGTCAAGCTAAAAAAGGAGTATATATATATGGCCCAACAGGGATGGGGAAAACTTATTTAATGGGCTGTATTTATAATTACCTAAAAGAACAAGGGAAAGAGCCCACTATCTTATATTATCCGGAATTTATAAGAAAGATAAAAAGTAAAATAAGTTCTAATAATTATGATCAATATATAGATTTAGTTAGAGCGGATGAAATTTTAATCATAGATGATATAGGAGCTGAAAATATTACTGAATTCATTCGTGATGAAGTTTTAGGCCCGATTATAAATTATAGAGAGGCAGAAAATTTACCAACATTTTTCTCATCAAATTTAAGTCTAGATGACTTAGCTGAATTATTAGCTAACTCAAGAAATTCAGTTGATCAAACGAAATCCTTACGAATTATACAACGTATAAAATCTTTAAGCACTGTACACTTTTTGAATGGTGATAATGAGCGTGAATATAATAATTAA
- the mraY gene encoding phospho-N-acetylmuramoyl-pentapeptide-transferase, giving the protein MGNSGIIIAISLLLVAFLLTVVMLPKLIKYLHYLKFGQEIRQEGPQSHIHKKGTPTMGGISFILAIVVALIIAMFLNSENIKYYLLFIYTTVSFAIIGYIDDMLIVVKKKNDGLSPRKKLLLQIVFSLIFYILVSLVYDNVNFIEIPIINYQLNISYLYLLFVIFWQTGFSNAVNLTDGLDGLATSVTIITTSTFALLAYKENNFPVLVFCLAIVGALLGFLLFNKKPAKIFMGDTGSLALGGILAAISIILHKEIVFLFIGLVYILETLSVIIQVAYFKKTGKRIFKMSPLHHHFELTGYGEVKTVYIFVIIAVISSAIGYFIGVL; this is encoded by the coding sequence ATGGGTAATTCAGGTATAATAATTGCTATATCGTTATTGCTAGTGGCATTTTTGCTAACTGTAGTGATGCTACCGAAATTAATAAAATATTTACATTATCTTAAATTTGGTCAAGAAATAAGACAAGAAGGTCCACAGAGTCATATTCATAAAAAGGGTACTCCGACAATGGGAGGAATTTCATTTATCCTGGCAATTGTTGTGGCTCTTATAATAGCTATGTTTTTAAATAGCGAAAATATAAAATATTATTTATTATTCATTTATACGACAGTGTCATTTGCAATAATTGGTTATATAGATGATATGTTAATAGTTGTAAAAAAGAAAAATGATGGTTTATCACCAAGAAAAAAATTATTATTGCAAATAGTATTTTCATTAATATTTTATATTTTAGTATCATTAGTATATGATAATGTCAACTTTATAGAAATACCAATAATTAATTATCAGCTAAATATTTCTTATTTATATTTGTTATTTGTTATATTTTGGCAGACAGGATTTTCGAATGCAGTTAATTTAACAGATGGGCTAGATGGTCTAGCTACAAGTGTAACGATAATAACAACCAGTACATTTGCGCTGTTGGCGTATAAAGAAAATAATTTTCCAGTGTTAGTATTCTGTTTGGCTATTGTTGGTGCGCTATTAGGATTTTTATTATTTAACAAAAAGCCTGCAAAAATTTTTATGGGAGATACAGGTTCTCTTGCATTAGGTGGAATTTTAGCAGCTATATCAATAATATTACACAAAGAAATAGTATTTTTATTTATTGGTTTAGTGTATATTCTAGAAACATTATCAGTAATCATTCAGGTTGCATACTTTAAAAAAACAGGAAAGAGAATTTTTAAAATGTCACCATTACACCACCATTTTGAATTGACGGGATATGGTGAGGTGAAAACAGTATACATATTCGTGATTATTGCAGTAATATCATCTGCAATAGGATATTTTATTGGGGTACTATAA
- the murD gene encoding UDP-N-acetylmuramoyl-L-alanine--D-glutamate ligase, whose translation MINLKNKRILVLGFARSGYSTVKILKKLGYDVKLNSYDDLSNDEKAQELRELGIEIIDGGHPLELLETVDLIVKNPGIKYQIEFLQKAVEMGIDIITEIELANTLFSIDMVAITGTNGKTTTTQMTYDILKKANKDVFLAGNIGYPSVEVAYNHPKSLIVTEVSSFQLEGTKYFKPSIAVITNLGEGHLDYHGNLENYQNAKKKIYVNQTKDDFLIINIKEKEKYNLDKIKATIIFYDTKENISAAVYIKENIVMFRETELFDSTKLKLPGMHNVENAINAAIISYLKGASTDAIQQVLYNFSGVKHRLQYVGEYKGVKYYNDSKATNPVATTTALSGFDKNIILICGGKDRGIDFKELIPYLSKIKVMVVVGESKELLYSLAIQHNVKCIKAIKVADATKLASSLAKNGDTVLLSPACASWDQYKCFEDRGDEFITMFEKISSED comes from the coding sequence ATGATTAATTTAAAAAATAAAAGAATATTAGTTTTGGGTTTTGCGCGAAGTGGATATTCAACTGTAAAAATTTTAAAGAAACTAGGGTATGATGTTAAGTTAAACTCTTATGACGATTTGAGTAATGATGAAAAAGCTCAAGAACTTCGTGAATTGGGAATAGAAATAATTGATGGTGGACACCCGCTTGAATTATTAGAGACAGTTGATTTAATAGTTAAAAATCCAGGAATAAAATATCAAATAGAGTTTTTACAGAAAGCTGTGGAAATGGGAATAGATATTATCACAGAAATTGAATTAGCTAATACGCTATTCTCTATTGATATGGTTGCTATAACAGGAACAAATGGAAAAACAACTACAACACAAATGACTTATGATATATTAAAAAAAGCTAATAAAGATGTATTTTTAGCTGGAAATATCGGCTATCCAAGTGTAGAAGTAGCCTATAATCATCCGAAGTCACTAATTGTTACAGAAGTCTCATCATTCCAATTAGAAGGAACTAAATATTTCAAGCCAAGCATAGCAGTGATAACTAATTTAGGAGAAGGACATTTAGATTATCATGGGAATTTAGAAAATTATCAAAATGCTAAGAAAAAAATATATGTAAATCAAACCAAAGATGATTTCTTAATTATAAATATAAAAGAAAAAGAAAAGTATAATTTAGATAAAATTAAGGCTACTATAATTTTCTATGATACAAAAGAAAATATAAGCGCAGCTGTATATATTAAAGAAAATATAGTAATGTTTAGAGAAACTGAGTTATTTGATAGTACAAAACTTAAACTACCAGGTATGCATAATGTTGAAAATGCAATAAATGCAGCTATTATTTCTTATTTAAAAGGCGCAAGTACAGATGCTATTCAACAAGTACTGTATAATTTTAGTGGAGTTAAGCATAGATTGCAATATGTAGGAGAATACAAAGGTGTAAAATATTACAATGACTCTAAAGCAACTAATCCAGTAGCAACAACAACCGCGTTATCAGGATTCGATAAAAATATTATTTTAATATGTGGTGGTAAGGATAGAGGAATTGACTTTAAAGAGTTAATTCCATATCTAAGTAAAATAAAAGTTATGGTTGTAGTAGGAGAAAGTAAAGAATTATTATATAGTTTAGCGATTCAGCATAATGTGAAATGTATTAAAGCCATAAAAGTTGCAGATGCTACTAAGTTAGCTAGCAGTTTAGCAAAAAACGGAGATACAGTGTTACTATCACCAGCTTGTGCATCATGGGATCAGTATAAGTGCTTTGAAGATCGTGGAGACGAATTTATTACTATGTTTGAAAAAATCAGTAGTGAGGACTAA
- the ftsZ gene encoding cell division protein FtsZ — MFEEFDQSAVIKVVGVGGGGGNAVDRMKESGIKNVEFIAINTDAQALKRSKADVRIQIGEKLTKGLGAGANPEVGRKAAEETKDKIEAALEGADMVFVTSGMGGGTGTGAAPIVASIAKELGALTVGVVTRPFNFEGKKRQVQSTAGINSLKGAVDTLIVIPNDRLLDIVDKSTPMMQAFVEADNVLRQGVQGISDLINVSGTVNLDFADVKAIMADQGSALMGIGVATGENRAIEAAKKAISSPLLETSIVGAKGVLLNITGGPSLSLFEAQAAASIVQEASDDEVNMIFGTVFNEDLEKTDEIIVTVIATGFEEDGVSVERDILAQRPAQPEASSFTSGYGKNEVEQEMYPRPRRRTRREI; from the coding sequence ATGTTTGAAGAATTTGATCAATCAGCAGTAATTAAAGTAGTCGGTGTAGGTGGCGGTGGAGGAAATGCCGTTGACCGAATGAAAGAAAGTGGAATAAAAAATGTAGAGTTTATCGCAATCAATACAGATGCTCAAGCTTTAAAACGTTCTAAAGCAGATGTAAGAATTCAAATTGGAGAGAAGCTAACAAAAGGATTGGGTGCAGGTGCTAATCCTGAAGTAGGACGTAAAGCCGCTGAAGAAACAAAAGATAAAATTGAAGCAGCTTTAGAAGGTGCAGATATGGTATTTGTAACTTCTGGTATGGGAGGAGGAACAGGTACTGGAGCAGCTCCAATCGTAGCAAGTATTGCAAAAGAATTAGGAGCATTAACAGTAGGTGTTGTCACTCGTCCGTTCAATTTCGAAGGTAAAAAGCGTCAAGTACAATCTACAGCAGGAATCAATTCACTTAAAGGAGCAGTAGATACTCTTATCGTAATCCCTAATGATAGATTATTAGACATCGTAGATAAATCTACTCCAATGATGCAAGCATTTGTTGAGGCTGATAATGTTTTACGCCAAGGTGTTCAAGGTATATCTGATTTAATTAACGTATCAGGAACAGTTAATCTTGACTTTGCAGATGTAAAAGCTATTATGGCTGACCAAGGTTCTGCATTAATGGGAATTGGTGTAGCAACTGGTGAAAACAGAGCAATTGAAGCTGCTAAAAAAGCAATTTCATCACCATTATTAGAAACTTCTATCGTAGGAGCAAAAGGTGTATTATTAAACATTACTGGTGGCCCATCACTAAGTTTATTTGAAGCACAAGCAGCAGCAAGTATTGTTCAAGAAGCTAGTGACGATGAAGTAAACATGATTTTCGGTACAGTATTTAACGAAGATTTAGAAAAAACAGATGAAATTATTGTTACAGTTATCGCCACTGGATTTGAAGAAGACGGGGTTAGTGTCGAAAGAGATATTTTAGCGCAACGTCCAGCACAACCAGAAGCTAGTTCATTTACAAGTGGGTATGGAAAAAATGAAGTAGAACAAGAAATGTATCCACGTCCAAGAAGAAGAACTAGAAGAGAAATATAA